Below is a genomic region from Procambarus clarkii isolate CNS0578487 chromosome 27, FALCON_Pclarkii_2.0, whole genome shotgun sequence.
ggggaCAGGTAGTTCgctggtttgagtggcggaggtggagcaggtgttcctggtgctgaatacgtttgctctctggcaaaccttggtgttgtacttgttttatatatcttctatattagttgttattgttattagttgtatagggacgtactttggagggaagagcaggctcaatctctcttgaaggagattatcgtcacaataaatatatatatatatatatatatatatatatatatatatatatatatatatatatatatatatatatatatatatatatatatatatataggcctaagATAGCGTATTAATTGGGCCTAGGATTTCTTGAGCAGGTTACAATAGGTTCTTTTCAGTTTCAGTTCCAATTTTCTAGTATGTTATTTAGACTAATTTAGTAGAAAACGTTAACGCTTTTGTTCCAGTAGTACATATAGGTACATACTGTATTTGTTCCAACAGTTCATGTAGGTACATACTGTATTTGTTCCAGTAGTACATATAGGTACATACTGTATTTGTTCCAACAGTTCATGTAGGTACATACTGTATTTGTTCCAACAGTTCATGTAGGTACATACTGTATTTGTTCCAGTAGTACATATAGGTACATACTGTATTTGTTCCAGTAGTACATATAGGTACATACTGTATTTGTTCCAGTAGTACATATAGGTACATACTGTATTTGTTCCAACAGTATAAATAGGCACATACTGTATTTGTTCCAACAGTACATATAGGTACATACTGTATTTGCTGTAACTACTATcgttttaggaggatgggctgcaaaaGTATGCAACAAACTAAGCAACAATCTTCCCAAAAACTAAGCAACAATTTCTCCCcaaagcaaccccccccccctctaccctcgTCAACGCCCCCTCTCTACCCCTCAatctcccccttctccccctcatctACCACCTCCTATTCTTGCCTTCCTCCATGCcactttctctcactctcacataAATTCCCTCCCCTACTCTCTCTCTGTACCGTTCCTTCCGTTCCCTCTTCCATCTCCCCTTCCCTTTCACCACCCTAATATTTACCCTTCTATCTATGTCTATCTGTTCCCTCCACTTCAACCTCCTTTCTGCttgctcaccccctcccccttctccctcctctcctccctctcccttataCCACCCCACCCTACCCCAccctaccccaccaccacccatagcctcacagttcactcaccctGGTATTAAACAACGTCAAATGATCGTAAGAGGAAGGAACGAGGTGGCAGGAAACAGCTCGTTGTGTGGGGTAAGCATATCCATCACAGGCTGGCTATAATTATGCACTACATTAGGCAGGGAACTGGAGATTATCGCCGTGATATTCAATTTGCCGGGTTGAGTTTGCATTTTCCTTCTTTTTAGAAGCCTGACACGTTGGAGGGggtaggggaaaggggggagtgTTCAACGCACGTgggctaaggggggggggggggcggggatatGCCACAAGGgtgggtcagggggggggggatatgccaCAAGGGTGGGTCAGGGGGGGGATATGTCACAAGGgtgggtcagggggggggggatatgccaCAAGGgtgggtcagggggggggggatatgccaCAAGGGTGggtcaggggggggggatatgtcaCAAGGGTGGGTCAGGGGGATGTGTGCCATAAAGGGGATGTTGAGGGGGACGTTTGCCATGACATAGAGATGGTGGCGAGGTATATTTGTCCAACATCCCCGTGGTTCACTTGACTATTGAAAAAAATCAGTATATATCTGCTCTCTGACTTTTCCTGGAAATTTTGTATGGCGCGATCATATCTGCGCAGTTTCGTCTTACCTTCAGTGTGGATCCAGGCTTCTTTTCTAGTTGTGTGCTTCATATGGAAAGGGTTCCATGACAAGGCTGTATACTAAAGAGCTGATCTCACTTAGGTGTTAGATTTGAGGGTTTAGTTAATTTTTGAAAGggtagggattttttttttttacccttcatTCTAGACTGTACTTGAGGGCTCTTCATTTTTATTCTTATCCTCGTAACTTTGCAGTTGCCTGGGTTGGTGTCCTGAAGCCATTCTTTAGACCATTTCTGGAGACAAATTTTTGCAATGTTTAACAGTCTTCCTCTGTTCCGATATATCTCTAGAGATTTACATCATCAGCAGTGATATGACTGAACCGATTCGCTCTGTGATATGAATGAACCAAGGCAAGGTAAGTGTACCTTATACGgacccttgaggcactccactcatcacccctccccactcccatattacccccccaccccaccttttTCACTGCCTGTGACGCTTTTCTAAGAGTTTCTTGTGAGAAATGTTTGTCTAAATTTTCAGATAACCAATGAAGATGCAGCCTGCCCGTCCCTGCTGTTTGGTTGATGGTGTCGTGTCATAGAGTCTTATAATAAGTTGAATATTTGTTGATGTTTGGAGACAGCAGTTGTCtgctcccttgtgtgtgtgtgtgtgtgtgtgtgtgtgtgtgtgtgtgtgtgtgtgtgtgtgtgtgtgtgtgtgtgtgtgtgtgtgtgtgtgtgcgcgcgcgcgcgcttgcCTTAGGTCTCGTTTGGAAGGGAGCAACACTGACATTGTCACGTAatgaaatcacacacacacacacacacacacacacacacacacacacacacacacacacacacacacacacacacacacacacacacacgcattgtTCTGAGATAGTTTGTGGTCAAACGCATATGTTTGTTCACTGCTCACGTCACTGTAAAGGATATATGAATCTTTCCTCCCCTCCCAAGTccctctctttcacacacacacacacacacacacacacacacacacacacacacacacacacacacacaaaattaagAAGAGACACGCAAAGACAGTCAAGCACCAAACATAAAAACACTCACAAACAGAAAACAGAACCAAAATTTCCCTCACACGGAAAAATGTTACAGAATACTAGAAACATTATCCCCCTCAAGATTACGAAAGTTTGTAATCACATTCAAAAACAAAATGcagacaagcacacacacacacacagaagcagacaagcacacacacacacacagaagcagacaagcacacacacacacacagaagcagacaagcacacacacacacacaaaagcagacaagcacacacacacacacaaaaggagacaagcacacacacacacacaaaagcagacaaacacacacactcacaaaagaagacaagcacacacactcacaaaagcagacaagcacacacacacacacacacaaaagcagacaagcacacacacacacacacaaaaggaggcaagcacacacacacacaaaagcagacaaacacacacacacacacaaaaggagacaagcacacacacacacacacacacaaaatcaagaGAAACACTAAAACAGACGAGAACTCCACAACAGCTGTATTATGTACTCAAAAAAACAAACATGAATGATTAATCTTATTCAATAATACCTCCCCTTCAGcactgcaacaacagcaacaaggtCGATATCACTGTATAAACAAATATTTATCCAGCCTTAGGGGTTAGGTTGGCAATCTCGGTGCACCGGTCTTAACAGGAAGCGTTAAACCGGAGGCGATAGGGCTCTGTGGCCCCCAACAAAAACACAGAGCTTACTGGAACCGTTTATAGTCGATTTTTCTATCTTCTGAATAAAAAAAAGAGGACCCTCACATGTCACACACACATCTGCTCTCTGGCTTCCGaaccacatacaaccaccacaaaaTACAATATCCTCCACTACACTCAAATCCCCCACACTACTCGCAATACTCCCCTACCACCTACAATACCCTTACCACATACAATACCCTCCCTGCCACATACAATACCCCCTACCACATACAATACCCCCTACCACCTACAATACCCTTACCACATACAATACCCTCCCTGCCACATACAATACCCTCCCTGCCACATACAATACCCCCTACCACATACAATACCCTTGTGAATCACACAAACACAAGCACGTACAAAAGCAGACGCGCAGATAAAGTTTCCTCAAGACGAGTACCCACAAATACAGGCATGAAACCACGCAAGTAGAAAGGCTTATAAAACCACTAAAGTACCAACCACAACAGCAGACGTGGCAGCTACAACAGCAGACGTGGCAGCTACAACAGCAGACGTGGCAGCTACAACAGCAGACGTGGCAGCTACAACAGCAGACGTGGCAGCTACAACAGCAGACGTGGCAGCCACAACAGCAGACGTGGCAGCTACAACAGCAGACGTGGCAGCTACAACAGCAGACGTGGCAGCTACAACAGCAGACGTGGCAGCTACAACAGCAgacgtggcagcaacaacagcagacgtggcagcaacaacagcagacgTGGAAGCCACAACAGCAGACGTGGCAGCTACAACAGCAGACGTGGAAGCCACAACAGCAGACGTGGCAGCTACAACAGCAGACGTGGAAGCCACAACAGCAGACGTGGCAGCCACAACAGCAGACGTGGCAGCCACAACAGCAGACGTGGAAGCCACAACAGCAGACGTGGAAGCCACAACAGCAGACGTGGAAGCCACAACAGCAGACGTGGCAGCTACAACAGCAGACGTGGAAGCCACAACAGTAGACGTGGCAGCCACAACAGCAGACGTGGAAGCCACAACAGCAGACGTAGCAGCTACAACAGCAGACGTGGAAGCCACAACAGCAGACGTGGCAGCTACAACAGCAGACGTGGAAGCCACAACAGCAGACGTGGAAGACACAACAGCAGACGTGGCAGTTACAACAGCAGAcgtggcagcagcaacagcagacgTGGCAGCTACAACAGCAGACGTGGCAGCTACAACAGCAGACGTGGCAGCTACAACAGCAGACGTGGCAGCTACAACAGCAGACGTGGCAGCTACAACAGCAGACgtgacagcaacaacagcagacgtggcagcaacaacagcagacgtggcagcaacaacagcagacgTGGAAGCTACAACAGCAGACGTGGCAGCTACAACAGtatacacagcatccacaacagcaGACGTGGAAGCTACAACAGCAGACGTGGCAGCTACAACAGtatacacagcatccacaacagcaGACGTGGCAGCTACAACAGCAGACGTGGCAGCCACAACAGCAGACGTGGCAGCCACAACAGCAGACGTGGCAGCTACAACAGCAGACGTGGCAGCTACAACAGCAGACGTGGCAGCTACAACAGCAGACGTGGCAGCTACAACAGCAGACGTGGCAGCTACAACAGCAGACgtgacagcaacaacagcagacgtgacagcaacaacagcagacgTGGCAGCTACAACAGCGGACGTGGAAGCAACAAAAGCAgacgtggcagcaacaacagcagacgTGGCAGCTACAACAGCAGACGTGGAAGCAACAACAGCAGACGTGACAGCTACAACAGCAGACGTGGCAGCTACAACAGCAGACGTGACAGCTACAACAGCAGACGTGGCAGCTACAACAGCAGATGTGGCAGCTACAACAGCAGACttgacagcaacaacagcagacgtggcagcaacaacagcagacgTGGAAGCTACAACAGCAGACGTGGCAGCTACAACAGtatacacagcatccacaacagcaGACGTGGAAGCTACAACAGCAGACGTGGCAGCTACAACAGtatacacagcatccacaacagcaGACGTGGCAGCTACAACAGCAGACGTGTCAGCTACAACAGCAGACGTGGCAGCTACAACAGCAGACGTGGAAGCCACAACAGCAGACGTGGAAGCCACAACAGCAGACGTGGCAGTTACAACAGCAGAcgtggcagcagcaacagcagacgtagcagcaacaacagcagacgtggcagcaacaacagtatacacagcatccacaacagcaGACAAAGTACCCGTAAAGTATCGTAATCAGAAAACACAAACAACCAAACGAAGCGCCAAACAAATGTAAACAGGAACATAAAAGCAGACAAGAGCCCACAATAACAaagaaacacccccccccccctcctccccaaagGGAAACACACACCATATTGCCCAACCAGCTCCTACAAAAGCAAACTACCCCTAACAAAGGCCAATCAAAGCACACAAATGCAAAGGGCAAGAAAAGAAAAGAACAAAAAAAGAGAGGGGGGCAATGAGAGACAACTAAAAAACACAAAGCCAATATTTCTTCCCCTACTAAATACATTTCGCCACCCTTATTACCACTCCacttccccccttcctctctgttccttcccccctcccataaatcctccacctccccccccccttaacctGCAACCCCCAGACACGTAGCTATTTACCTCGACAATTTAAAGTCGATTTATATCAATAACTGCATAAAAAATACACCTAAATCAATGGGCGGGCGCCGATGAACAATTAGTTAATGGTCATGCTTGCTGGCGATTTATTGGCTGATTTGCGTTCTGTGTTTTGGTTTGGTGCCCCTGAACgatggcggggaggggggggtggcatgggttgtgcttgggggggggggggggaagggaggggggttgattgtgaagggtggtagtgattgtgagaGTGGGAGGTGATGGTAATTATGAGGCTGGTTTCTCATTAGGCCGCTACGGACACAATACTCGTTTACaggtatctctctctccctctctctctataatTCCCACCGATCACTCTCTATCCTCGCTATAACCTCTTTCTTCCTCTTCCTACCCTTCATATCTCCTCCGTCTCTCTTACTCCCTACCCTTTCTCTTCACATTTCCCTTCCCTTGTCTCTGCTAACGCTGAAACTAAGGAAGAGGGACGGGAAGGGCAGTAGGCAGCGAGGGGATAAAGAGCCTCTCTCAACAGGTCATACCAGCAGGgtatgcttgtcttggaagctagacgtagatatataagaatacttagcaagagggtaaatataaaaatgttgtggattccttctcacattggcctgcaggaacatgacaaagttgacgcccttgctaaggctgcagtaaataaagacagtattgaacggaatcttgagttatcaaatacgtcccttaaaagtgtcattagacgagaactcctgaatgaatttgaagaaagtagaacagtgcaaactggaactagtaggtccatttttcatcacaatgaaatgtgtggagtaaaacatgtgtatggggcaagtaacaaagtcagtagactaacagatgttgtcacagctcgtataagacttggctacaagtatttctggcagttcggcttgtatagggatctagatgaagtaaagtgtaaagtgtgtggacaaagatagggacacactcgaacactatatcttggattgtagtaaaattgagccaattAGAGATAAATCTGGGCTCGCGCTATATGATATAGCAACCTATTTCATTATCAAGggaaaaatacctgaaatccttgcactgtatccatatcacgcttccagtagataaatgacatatgagattaagaaactcagtattgtgaagactaataataaacagcagctccccaatgacactgtaatatctccattggtcaaacaattatgtattatcaGTAAgagctaccattaatgtataatgatttactgtaaatataaagctcttgaaatagcactttctctgtaactagctgacattgtaactataaggtatgaaggatagatgaaattgtttatgtaataatctaagatgaggtctgataaagaccttttgtgccctctgcaatggttttgcgctaccgctcacaggatgagtatggggtgcacaataaactagccgccgtgtctgcctctgtctgtgtctgcctgcctgtctgctgcgGCACTCACACTatcatcctgtgggggcgagaGAGAGATCTTCTACACTTCTAATACGCCATGACGTCATGCCTCTCCCGTGTGCAagatgggagaggagggaggaaggaaaggaGGATGATCTCACGTTGTCCAAATAAGgagatataaacaaaacacaTTGTGGGAAAATGTTCGGTTTGTTTACACTCGTCATCTGGTCACGCCTTATATTGTACCGCCAGgcaataaaatatattatatatatatattatatatatatattatatatatatatattatatatatatattatatatatatatatatatatatattatatatatatatattatatatatatatataatatatattatatatatatatataatatatatatatatatgtcgtacctagtagccagaactcacttctcagcctactatgcgaggcccgatttgcctaataagccaagttttactgaattaatatattttctctattttttttcttatgaaatgataaagctacccatttcattatgtatgagctcaatttttttttattggagttaaaattaacgtagatatatgaccgaacctaaccaaccctacctaacctaacctaacctatctttataggttaggttaggttaggtagccgaaaacgttaggttaggtaggttaggttgtcgaaaaaacattaattcatgaaaactaggcttattaggcaaatcgggccatgcatagtaggctgagaagtgagttctggctactaggtacgacatatatatatatatatatatatatatatatatatatatatatatatatatatatatatatatatatatatataatacacacacacagtataggaaTGAAGACAGTATCTaagaggtaattatgagaagtgacAACTAAACCAGTACGACTCTATAGTACTTAAGAAGTGATCTGGGaagggaaggaacggtgcccaactacttggaccatTAGagggaatgaggggggggggggatcgaacgccgacctgcaaataAACGAGGACGTCGCTACTGTACCGACTAGTCGAAGTGACTGGTCCTTTCGAATGGTTAGAGTGCCGAAATCGTTGTGTTCTTGACAATATAATAGTACATCCACCAGGTAGTCACACAACACATTcctatacgggctcaccatagcccgtgctacttggaactttttgttccgggtagcgaatcaacaacaacacactcctACGATATCTTACGGGAAGATACTCGTAGAAAAACTCAATAGGGGATGAAGGACATTTTTGCGTTACTGTTGAAAATACAGAGAGACTAATCACCCGTCTGTGTTGGGGAGTCTGCCTGTACGGTATTGGGTCAAGTGCATGGCTCCTGCAACGTGCGCACCCTTATCTTGAATTGTGTTGAACGTCTTGAGATAAGATCGTGAACAGGAGTCCCTAGTTGGTggtaaaggaaggaaggaattatcaggaaaaagctccaagccaccacgactataaggcactgggaagggatcaggataaggatttgggatgggacgggggagaaggaatggtgtctaaccacttggacggtctgggggattgaacaccgacctgcatgatgcgagaccgttgctctaccgtccaggccaatCGGTTGGGAAGTTGGTGGTGAGTACTCCATTATAGATCTGAGTGTAGACTTGTCGAGTTATACATTATTATATACATTGTTATATACGttattgagaaaatccataggagcagtgatgaggattcgaacctatgcggtgggtatTGCCACGC
It encodes:
- the LOC123762787 gene encoding ice-structuring glycoprotein-like, with amino-acid sequence MNEPRQADVAATTADVAATTADVAATTADVAATTADVAATTADVAATTADVAATTADVAATTADVAATTADVAATTADVAATTADVAATTADVEATTADVAATTADVEATTADVAATTADVEATTADVAATTADVAATTADVEATTADVEATTADVEATTADVAATTADVEATTVDVAATTADVEATTADVAATTADVEATTADVAATTADVEATTADVEDTTADVAVTTADVAAATADVAATTADVAATTADVAATTADVAATTADVAATTADVTATTADVAATTADVAATTADVEATTADVAATTVYTASTTADVEATTADVAATTVYTASTTADVAATTADVAATTADVAATTADVAATTADVAATTADVAATTADVAATTADVAATTADVTATTADVTATTADVAATTADVEATKADVAATTADVAATTADVEATTADVTATTADVAATTADVTATTADVAATTADVAATTADLTATTADVAATTADVEATTADVAATTVYTASTTADVEATTADVAATTVYTASTTADVAATTADVSATTADVAATTADVEATTADVEATTADVAVTTADVAAATADVAATTADVAATTVYTASTTADKVPVKYRNQKTQTTKRSAKQM